The Chlorocebus sabaeus isolate Y175 chromosome 16, mChlSab1.0.hap1, whole genome shotgun sequence genome window below encodes:
- the SGSM2 gene encoding small G protein signaling modulator 2 isoform X2, whose protein sequence is MGSAEDAVKEKLLWNVKKEVKQIMEEAVTRKFVHEDSSHIIALCGAVEACLLHQLRRRAAGFLRSDKMAALFTKVGKTCPVVGEICHKVQELQQQAEGRKPSGASQEALRRQGSASGKAPALSPQALKHIWVRTALIDRVLDKIVQYLAENCSKYYEKEALLADPVFGPILASLLVGPCALEYTKLKTADHYWTDPSADELVQRHRIRGPPARQDSPAKRPALGIRKRHSSGSASEDRLAACARECVESLHQNSRTRLLYGKNHVLVQPKEDMEAVPGYLSLHQSAESLTLKWTPNQLMNGTLGDSELEKSVYWDYALVVPFSQVVCIHCHQQKSGGTLVLVSQDGIQRPPLHFPQGGHLLSFLSCLENGLLPRGQLEPPLWTQQGKGKVFPKLRKRSSIRSVDMEEMGMGRATDYVFRIIYPGHRHEHITINYHHLAASRAASVDDDEEEEDKLHAMLSMICSRNLTAPNPMKDAGDMIEMQGFGPSLPAWHLEPLCSQGSSCLSCSSSSSPHAAPSHCSCIPDRLPLRLLCESMKRQIVSRAFYGWLAHCRHLSTVRTHLSALVHHSIIPPDWPPGASAGLTKDTWSKYQKDKKNYKELELLRQVYYGGIEHEIRKDVWPFLLGHYTFGMSKKEMEQVDAVVAARYQQVLAEWKACEVVVRQREREAHPATRTKFSSGSSIDSHVQRLIHRDSTISNDVFISMDDLEPPGPQDPEDSRPKPEQEAGAGTPGIAAVEQQHSVEFDSPDSGLPSSRNYSMASGIQSSLDEGQSVGFEEEDGAGEEGSSGLGPAVHTFSEPQDPSQEKPPQAGELEAGEELAAVCAAAYTIELLDTVALNLHRIDKDVQRCDRNYWYFTPPNLERLRDVMCSYVWEHLDVGYVQGMCDLLAPLLVTLDNDQLAYSCFSHLMKRMSQNFPNGGAMDTHFANMRSLIQILDSELFELMHQNGDYTHFYFCYRWFLLDFKRELLYEDVFAVWEVIWAARHISSEHFVLFIALALVEAYREVIRDNNMDFTDIIKFFNERAEHHDAQEILRLARDLVHKVQLLIENK, encoded by the exons GTGAAGCAAATCATGGAGGAGGCCGTCACCAGGAAGTTTGTGCATGAAGACAGCAGCCACATCATTGCTTTATGTG GTGCAGTGGAGGCTTGCCTCTTGCATCAGCTGAGACGCCGTGCCGCCGGCTTCCTGCGCAGTGACAAGATGGCAGCCCTGTTCACCAAGGTGGGGAAGACGTGCCCAGTGGTGGGGGAGATTTGCCACAAGGTACAGGAGCTGCAGCAACAAGCAGAGGGCAG GAAACCCTCAGGGGCCAGCCAGGAGGCGCTGCGGAGACAGGGCTCAGCCAGCGGGAAGGCTCCGGCCCTCAGCCCTCAGGCCTTGAAACACATATGGGTGCGCACGGCGCTCATCGACAGAGTTCTGGACAAGATTGTGCAGTACCTGGCGGAAAACTGCAG CAAGTACTACGAGAAGGAGGCGTTGCTGGCAGACCCTGTGTTCGGCCCTATCCTGGCCTCTCTTCTAG TGGGACCCTGTGCCTTGGAATACACTAAGCTCAAGACAGCTGATCACTACTGGACTGACCCCTCTGCTGATGAGCTGGTCCAGAGGCACCGCATCCGGGGTCCGCCTGCTCGCCAGGACTCCCCTGCAAAGCGCCCAGCCCTGGGG ATCCGGAAACGGCACTCCAGCGGCAGCGCGTCGGAGGACAGGCTGGCTGCCTGTGCCCGCGAGTGTGTGGAGTCGCTGCACCAGAACTCACGGACGCGGCTGCTCTACGGCAAGAACCACGTGCTGGTGCAGCCG AAGGAGGACATGGAGGCGGTCCCTGGCTACCTCTCCCTGCACCAGTCTGCAGAGAGCCTGACTCTGAAGTGGACCCCCAACCAGCTCATGAACGGGACTCTGGGGGACTCCGAGCTGGAAAAGAG CGTTTACTGGGACTATGCCCTGGTGGTGCCCTTCAGCCAGGTGGTGTGCATCCACTGCCACCAGCAAA AGAGCGGCGGCACGCTTGTGCTGGTGAGCCAGGATGGCATCCAGAGGCCGCCACTGCATTTCCCGCAGGGAGGACACCTGCTGTCCTTTCTGTCCTGTCTGGAGAATGGGCTGCTGCCTCGGGGACAGCTGGAGCCTCCGCTGTGGACCCAGCAGGGGAAG GGGAAGGTGTTCCCCAAGCTACGGAAACGAAGCAGCATACGCTCCGTGGATATGGAGGAGATGGGCATGGGGCGGGCCACCGACTATGTGTTCCGGATCATCTACCCCGGCCACAGGCACGAGCACA TCACTATTAACTACCACCACCTAGCGGCCAGCCGCGCGGCCTCGGTGGACgatgatgaggaagaggaggataaACTGCACGCAATGCTCTCAATGATCTGCTCGCGGAACCTCACAGCTCCCAATCCGATGAAAG ATGCTGGTGACATGATCGAGATGCAGGGCTTTGGGCCCAGCCTGCCAGCCTGGCACCTGGAGCCCCTGTGCAGTCAgggctcctcctgcctctcctgctccTCCAGCAGCTCCCCACACGCAGCCCCCAGCCACTGTAGCTGCATCCCTGACCG GTTGCCGCTCAGGCTACTGTGTGAGAGCATGAAGAGGCAGATCGTGTCCCGGGCCTTCTACGGCT GGCTGGCACACTGCCGCCACCTGTCCACGGTGCGGACCCATCTGTCAGCGCTAGTGCACCATAGCATTATTCCACCTGACTGGCCGCCGGGGGCCTCCGCAGGCCTCACCAAGGACACGTGGAGCAAGTATCAGAAGGACAAAAAG AACTACAAAGAGCTGGAGCTGCTGCGGCAAGTTTACTACGGAGGCATAGAGCACGAGATCCGCAAGGACGTCTGGCCCTTTCTGCTCGGCCACTACACGTTCGGCATGAGCAAGAAGGAGATGGAGCAG GTGGATGCAGTGGTGGCAGCAAGGTACCAGCAGGTGTTGGCAGAGTGGAAGGCCTGCGAGGTGGTGGTGAGGCAGCGGGAGCGGGAGGCCCACCCAGCCACACGCACCAAGTTCTCCTCGGGCAGTAGCATCGACAGCCACGTGCAGCGCCTCATCCACCGAGACTCCACCATCAGCAACGAC GTGTTTATCTCTATGGATGATCTGGAGCCCCCGGGGCCCCAGGACCCTGAAGATTCCAGACCAAAGCCTGAGCAGGAAGCAGGAGCCGGGACTCCGGGCATCGCCGCGGTGGAGCAGCAGCATTCCGTGGAGTTCGACTCCCCAGACTCAGGACTGCCCTCCTCCCGCAATTACTCCATGGCCTCGGGCATCCAGTCAAGCCTAGATGAGGGGCAGAGCGTAGGCTTCGAAGAGGAGGACGGCGCCGGGGAGGAAGGCTCCAGTGGGCTCGGCCCTGCAGTTCACACTTTCTCGGAGCCCCAGGATCCCAGCCAGGAGAAGCCTCCTCAGGCCGGAGAACTGGAGGCGGGGGAGGAGCTTGCAGCTGTGTGTGCAGCTGCCTACACT ATAGAATTACTGGACACTGTGGCCTTAAACCTGCATCGCATAGACAAGGATGTGCAGAGATGTGACCGCAACTACTGGTACTTCACGCCCCCCAACCTGGAGAGGCTCAGAGACGTCATGTGCAG CTACGTGTGGGAGCACCTGGACGTGGGCTATGTGCAGGGCATGTGCGATCTGCTGGCACCTCTCCTGGTCACCCTCGACAACG ATCAGCTGGCCTACAGCTGCTTCAGCCACCTCATGAAGAGGATGAGCCAGAACTTCCCCAACGGGGGTGCCATGGACACCCACTTTGCCAACATGCGCTCCCTCATCCAG ATCCTGGACTCAGAGCTGTTTGAGCTGATGCATCAGAATGGAGACTACACCCACTTCTACTTCTGTTATCGCTGGTTCCTGCTGGATTTTAAGAGGG AACTGCTGTACGAGGATGTGTTTGCTGTGTGGGAGGTGATCTGGGCAGCCAGGCACATCTCGTCGGAGCACTTTGTCCTGTTCATCGCCCTGGCCCTGGTGGAGGCCTACCGAGAGGTCATCCGCGACAACAACATGGACTTCACCGACATCATCAAGTTTTTCAACG AACGCGCTGAGCATCACGATGCCCAGGAGATCCTGCGACTTGCCCGGGACCTCGTCCACAAGGTGCAGCTGCTCATAGAGAACAAGTGA
- the SGSM2 gene encoding small G protein signaling modulator 2 isoform X1: MGSAEDAVKEKLLWNVKKEVKQIMEEAVTRKFVHEDSSHIIALCGAVEACLLHQLRRRAAGFLRSDKMAALFTKVGKTCPVVGEICHKVQELQQQAEGRKPSGASQEALRRQGSASGKAPALSPQALKHIWVRTALIDRVLDKIVQYLAENCSKYYEKEALLADPVFGPILASLLVGPCALEYTKLKTADHYWTDPSADELVQRHRIRGPPARQDSPAKRPALGIRKRHSSGSASEDRLAACARECVESLHQNSRTRLLYGKNHVLVQPKEDMEAVPGYLSLHQSAESLTLKWTPNQLMNGTLGDSELEKSVYWDYALVVPFSQVVCIHCHQQKSGGTLVLVSQDGIQRPPLHFPQGGHLLSFLSCLENGLLPRGQLEPPLWTQQGKGKVFPKLRKRSSIRSVDMEEMGMGRATDYVFRIIYPGHRHEHNAGDMIEMQGFGPSLPAWHLEPLCSQGSSCLSCSSSSSPHAAPSHCSCIPDRLPLRLLCESMKRQIVSRAFYGWLAHCRHLSTVRTHLSALVHHSIIPPDWPPGASAGLTKDTWSKYQKDKKNYKELELLRQVYYGGIEHEIRKDVWPFLLGHYTFGMSKKEMEQVDAVVAARYQQVLAEWKACEVVVRQREREAHPATRTKFSSGSSIDSHVQRLIHRDSTISNDVFISMDDLEPPGPQDPEDSRPKPEQEAGAGTPGIAAVEQQHSVEFDSPDSGLPSSRNYSMASGIQSSLDEGQSVGFEEEDGAGEEGSSGLGPAVHTFSEPQDPSQEKPPQAGELEAGEELAAVCAAAYTIELLDTVALNLHRIDKDVQRCDRNYWYFTPPNLERLRDVMCSYVWEHLDVGYVQGMCDLLAPLLVTLDNDQLAYSCFSHLMKRMSQNFPNGGAMDTHFANMRSLIQILDSELFELMHQNGDYTHFYFCYRWFLLDFKRELLYEDVFAVWEVIWAARHISSEHFVLFIALALVEAYREVIRDNNMDFTDIIKFFNERAEHHDAQEILRLARDLVHKVQLLIENK, from the exons GTGAAGCAAATCATGGAGGAGGCCGTCACCAGGAAGTTTGTGCATGAAGACAGCAGCCACATCATTGCTTTATGTG GTGCAGTGGAGGCTTGCCTCTTGCATCAGCTGAGACGCCGTGCCGCCGGCTTCCTGCGCAGTGACAAGATGGCAGCCCTGTTCACCAAGGTGGGGAAGACGTGCCCAGTGGTGGGGGAGATTTGCCACAAGGTACAGGAGCTGCAGCAACAAGCAGAGGGCAG GAAACCCTCAGGGGCCAGCCAGGAGGCGCTGCGGAGACAGGGCTCAGCCAGCGGGAAGGCTCCGGCCCTCAGCCCTCAGGCCTTGAAACACATATGGGTGCGCACGGCGCTCATCGACAGAGTTCTGGACAAGATTGTGCAGTACCTGGCGGAAAACTGCAG CAAGTACTACGAGAAGGAGGCGTTGCTGGCAGACCCTGTGTTCGGCCCTATCCTGGCCTCTCTTCTAG TGGGACCCTGTGCCTTGGAATACACTAAGCTCAAGACAGCTGATCACTACTGGACTGACCCCTCTGCTGATGAGCTGGTCCAGAGGCACCGCATCCGGGGTCCGCCTGCTCGCCAGGACTCCCCTGCAAAGCGCCCAGCCCTGGGG ATCCGGAAACGGCACTCCAGCGGCAGCGCGTCGGAGGACAGGCTGGCTGCCTGTGCCCGCGAGTGTGTGGAGTCGCTGCACCAGAACTCACGGACGCGGCTGCTCTACGGCAAGAACCACGTGCTGGTGCAGCCG AAGGAGGACATGGAGGCGGTCCCTGGCTACCTCTCCCTGCACCAGTCTGCAGAGAGCCTGACTCTGAAGTGGACCCCCAACCAGCTCATGAACGGGACTCTGGGGGACTCCGAGCTGGAAAAGAG CGTTTACTGGGACTATGCCCTGGTGGTGCCCTTCAGCCAGGTGGTGTGCATCCACTGCCACCAGCAAA AGAGCGGCGGCACGCTTGTGCTGGTGAGCCAGGATGGCATCCAGAGGCCGCCACTGCATTTCCCGCAGGGAGGACACCTGCTGTCCTTTCTGTCCTGTCTGGAGAATGGGCTGCTGCCTCGGGGACAGCTGGAGCCTCCGCTGTGGACCCAGCAGGGGAAG GGGAAGGTGTTCCCCAAGCTACGGAAACGAAGCAGCATACGCTCCGTGGATATGGAGGAGATGGGCATGGGGCGGGCCACCGACTATGTGTTCCGGATCATCTACCCCGGCCACAGGCACGAGCACA ATGCTGGTGACATGATCGAGATGCAGGGCTTTGGGCCCAGCCTGCCAGCCTGGCACCTGGAGCCCCTGTGCAGTCAgggctcctcctgcctctcctgctccTCCAGCAGCTCCCCACACGCAGCCCCCAGCCACTGTAGCTGCATCCCTGACCG GTTGCCGCTCAGGCTACTGTGTGAGAGCATGAAGAGGCAGATCGTGTCCCGGGCCTTCTACGGCT GGCTGGCACACTGCCGCCACCTGTCCACGGTGCGGACCCATCTGTCAGCGCTAGTGCACCATAGCATTATTCCACCTGACTGGCCGCCGGGGGCCTCCGCAGGCCTCACCAAGGACACGTGGAGCAAGTATCAGAAGGACAAAAAG AACTACAAAGAGCTGGAGCTGCTGCGGCAAGTTTACTACGGAGGCATAGAGCACGAGATCCGCAAGGACGTCTGGCCCTTTCTGCTCGGCCACTACACGTTCGGCATGAGCAAGAAGGAGATGGAGCAG GTGGATGCAGTGGTGGCAGCAAGGTACCAGCAGGTGTTGGCAGAGTGGAAGGCCTGCGAGGTGGTGGTGAGGCAGCGGGAGCGGGAGGCCCACCCAGCCACACGCACCAAGTTCTCCTCGGGCAGTAGCATCGACAGCCACGTGCAGCGCCTCATCCACCGAGACTCCACCATCAGCAACGAC GTGTTTATCTCTATGGATGATCTGGAGCCCCCGGGGCCCCAGGACCCTGAAGATTCCAGACCAAAGCCTGAGCAGGAAGCAGGAGCCGGGACTCCGGGCATCGCCGCGGTGGAGCAGCAGCATTCCGTGGAGTTCGACTCCCCAGACTCAGGACTGCCCTCCTCCCGCAATTACTCCATGGCCTCGGGCATCCAGTCAAGCCTAGATGAGGGGCAGAGCGTAGGCTTCGAAGAGGAGGACGGCGCCGGGGAGGAAGGCTCCAGTGGGCTCGGCCCTGCAGTTCACACTTTCTCGGAGCCCCAGGATCCCAGCCAGGAGAAGCCTCCTCAGGCCGGAGAACTGGAGGCGGGGGAGGAGCTTGCAGCTGTGTGTGCAGCTGCCTACACT ATAGAATTACTGGACACTGTGGCCTTAAACCTGCATCGCATAGACAAGGATGTGCAGAGATGTGACCGCAACTACTGGTACTTCACGCCCCCCAACCTGGAGAGGCTCAGAGACGTCATGTGCAG CTACGTGTGGGAGCACCTGGACGTGGGCTATGTGCAGGGCATGTGCGATCTGCTGGCACCTCTCCTGGTCACCCTCGACAACG ATCAGCTGGCCTACAGCTGCTTCAGCCACCTCATGAAGAGGATGAGCCAGAACTTCCCCAACGGGGGTGCCATGGACACCCACTTTGCCAACATGCGCTCCCTCATCCAG ATCCTGGACTCAGAGCTGTTTGAGCTGATGCATCAGAATGGAGACTACACCCACTTCTACTTCTGTTATCGCTGGTTCCTGCTGGATTTTAAGAGGG AACTGCTGTACGAGGATGTGTTTGCTGTGTGGGAGGTGATCTGGGCAGCCAGGCACATCTCGTCGGAGCACTTTGTCCTGTTCATCGCCCTGGCCCTGGTGGAGGCCTACCGAGAGGTCATCCGCGACAACAACATGGACTTCACCGACATCATCAAGTTTTTCAACG AACGCGCTGAGCATCACGATGCCCAGGAGATCCTGCGACTTGCCCGGGACCTCGTCCACAAGGTGCAGCTGCTCATAGAGAACAAGTGA